The following proteins are co-located in the Hevea brasiliensis isolate MT/VB/25A 57/8 chromosome 11, ASM3005281v1, whole genome shotgun sequence genome:
- the LOC110650964 gene encoding auxin response factor 3 isoform X4: MLGIIDLNTTEEDQTTPSSGSLSSPSSSSASALSASNLSPSGSGSASSSVCLELWHACAGPLISLPKRGSVVVYFPQGHLEQLPDLPLAAYDLPSHIFCRVVDVKLHAEEANDEVYTQVSLVPESEQIAQKLKEGKIGGDGEEEDMEAAVKSTTPHMFCKTLTASDTSTHGGFSVPRRAAEDCFPPLDYTQQRPSQELVAKDLHGFEWRFRHIYRGQPRRHLLTTGWSAFVNKKKLVSGDAVLFLRGEDGELRLGIRRAAQVKCGATLPALCTQQLNHSTLTDVVNAMTMRSVFNIYYNPRASSSEFIVPSRKFLKSLDHSFSIGMRFKMRFETEDAAERRCMGIITGISDLDPARWPGSKWRCLVVRWDDMETSRHSRVSPWEIEPSGPVSSSSNFMAPGLKRSRSGLPSSKPEFPVPDGIGVSDFGESSRFQKVLQGQEISSFNPLYDGGDQNRHPSETRRCFPSTIGSGIATTRNGARDPIVNSDISRKGIGFSESFRFHKVLQGQEIIPSSTFGRYPTATNEVCKNGSFGISDGDQMTSSGNGWSAVMQGYNTRMCLPKQEEQGVSIRSWFHNPETYGEKHTSSLHILRRDDQWGMGSFSKSCGPIQHGISPLVAQSTFRRGQDIVSSCKSSCRLFGFQLTEDRHVANKDDNSSIPVTSLNLGSPFLPHGGDQFHLKPPAITNAVGSNCTKGILQKNPENYDIY; this comes from the exons ATGTTGGGTATCATAGATCTTAATACCACGGAGGAGGATCAAACGACACCGTCTTCTGGGTCTTTGTCTTCTCCATCCTCGTCTTCTGCTTCTGCTTTAAGTGCTTCTAATTTAAGCCCCTCTGGGTCTGGTTCTGCTTCTTCTTCGGTGTGTTTGGAGCTCTGGCATGCTTGTGCGGGCCCGCTCATATCCTTGCCTAAGAGAGGGAGTGTGGTCGTGTACTTTCCTCAGGGCCACTTGGAGCAACTCCCTGATTTACCGCTTGCTGCCTATGATCTCCCTTCCCATATCTTCTGTCGGGTTGTTGACGTCAAGCTCCAT GCAGAGGAAGCCAATGATGAGGTCTATACACAGGTTTCGCTGGTTCCTGAGAGTGAG CAAATTGCGCAGAAGTTGAAGGAAGGGAAAATTGGTGGGGATGGTGAAGAGGAGGATATGGAAGCAGCTGTGAAGTCAACAACACCCCACATGTTCTGCAAAACCCTTACCGCATCTGATACTAGCACCCATGGAGGCTTTTCTGTCCCTCGTCGAGCTGCTGAAGACTGCTTCCCTCCCTTG GATTATACTCAACAAAGGCCTTCACAAGAGCTAGTAGCAAAGGATCTCCATGGCTTTGAGTGGAGGTTTCGCCATATCTACCGTG GGCAACCACGGAGGCATTTGCTCACTACTGGATGGAGTGCATTTGTAAATAAGAAGAAACTTGTCTCTGGAGATGCTGTGCTCTTTCTCAG GGGTGAGGATGGAGAATTGAGACTGGGAATTCGAAGAGCTGCGCAAGTTAAATGTGGTGCTACTTTACCGGCTCTTTGTACTCAGCAGTTGAATCACAGCACTCTCACAGATGTAGTTAATGCTATGACTATGCGAAGTGTTTTCAACATTTACTATAATCCAAG GGCCAGCTCGTCAGAGTTCATAGTACCTTCCCGTAAATTCTTGAAGAGCCTTGATCATTCTTTTTCTATTGGAATGAGGTTCAAAATGCGTTTTGAAACAGAGGATGCAGCAGAAAGAAG ATGTATGGGAATAATAACTGGAATTAGTGACCTAGATCCTGCTAGATGGCCTGGTTCAAAATGGAGATGCCTTGTG GTAAGGTGGGATGATATGGAGACTAGCAGGCACAGCAGGGTTTCTCCTTGGGAAATTGAGCCATCTGGTCCTGTTTCCAGTTCCAGTAACTTTATGGCACCTGGTTTGAAGAGGAGCAGGTCTGGATTGCCTTCATCAAAACCAGAATTTCCAGTTCCTG ATGGGATTGGTGTATCAGACTTTGGGGAATCTTCAAGGTTCCAGAAGGTCTTGCAAGGTCAAGAAATTTCTAGTTTTAACCCTCTTTATGATGGTGGTGATCAGAATCGGCATCCATCTGAGACAAGGAGGTGTTTTCCTAGCACTATTGGTTCTGGGATTGCTACAACAAGAAATGGTGCCAGAGACCCAATTGTGAATTCTGATATTTCCCGTAAAGGCATAGGCTTTAGTGAATCTTTTAGATTCCACAAGGTCTTGCAAGGTCAAGAAATAATTCCAAGTTCAACATTTGGAAGATACCCAACAGCTACCAATGAGGTTTGTAAAAATGGCAGCTTTGGAATATCTGATGGCGATCAAATGACAAGCTCAGGAAATGGATGGTCTGCTGTGATGCAGGGTTATAATACTCGTATGTGCCTTCCCAAACAG GAGGAGCAAGGAGTTAGCATTCGAAGTTGGTTTCACAATCCTGAAACATATGGCGAAAAGCACACATCTTCCTTGCATATTCTCAGAAGGGATGATCAGTGGGGCATGGGTTCTTTTAGCAAGTCTTGTGGGCCCATTCAACATGGTATTTCACCTCTTGTAGCTCAATCAACATTTAGGCGTGGTCAAGATATAGTGTCTTCATGTAAAAGCAGCTGCAGACTATTCGGTTTCCAGTTGACTGAGGATAGGCACGTTGCTAATAAGGATGATAATAGCTCCATTCCTGTGACATCTCTGAATCTTGGATCTCCCTTTCTGCCTCACGGTGGAGATCAGTTCCATCTGAAGCCTCCAGCAATAACCAATGCAGTGGGGAGCAACTGTACCAAA GGAATTCTGCAAAAGAATCCTGAAAACTATGATATATACTAA
- the LOC110650964 gene encoding auxin response factor 3 isoform X5, with protein sequence MLGIIDLNTTEEDQTTPSSGSLSSPSSSSASALSASNLSPSGSGSASSSVCLELWHACAGPLISLPKRGSVVVYFPQGHLEQLPDLPLAAYDLPSHIFCRVVDVKLHAEEANDEVYTQVSLVPESEQIAQKLKEGKIGGDGEEEDMEAAVKSTTPHMFCKTLTASDTSTHGGFSVPRRAAEDCFPPLDYTQQRPSQELVAKDLHGFEWRFRHIYRGQPRRHLLTTGWSAFVNKKKLVSGDAVLFLRGEDGELRLGIRRAAQVKCGATLPALCTQQLNHSTLTDVVNAMTMRSVFNIYYNPRASSSEFIVPSRKFLKSLDHSFSIGMRFKMRFETEDAAERRCMGIITGISDLDPARWPGSKWRCLVVRWDDMETSRHSRVSPWEIEPSGPVSSSSNFMAPGLKRSRSGLPSSKPEFPVPDGIGVSDFGESSRFQKVLQGQEISSFNPLYDGGDQNRHPSETRRCFPSTIGSGIATTRNGARDPIVNSDISRKGIGFSESFRFHKVLQGQEIIPSSTFGRYPTATNEGYNTRMCLPKQEEQGVSIRSWFHNPETYGEKHTSSLHILRRDDQWGMGSFSKSCGPIQHGISPLVAQSTFRRGQDIVSSCKSSCRLFGFQLTEDRHVANKDDNSSIPVTSLNLGSPFLPHGGDQFHLKPPAITNAVGSNCTKGILQKNPENYDIY encoded by the exons ATGTTGGGTATCATAGATCTTAATACCACGGAGGAGGATCAAACGACACCGTCTTCTGGGTCTTTGTCTTCTCCATCCTCGTCTTCTGCTTCTGCTTTAAGTGCTTCTAATTTAAGCCCCTCTGGGTCTGGTTCTGCTTCTTCTTCGGTGTGTTTGGAGCTCTGGCATGCTTGTGCGGGCCCGCTCATATCCTTGCCTAAGAGAGGGAGTGTGGTCGTGTACTTTCCTCAGGGCCACTTGGAGCAACTCCCTGATTTACCGCTTGCTGCCTATGATCTCCCTTCCCATATCTTCTGTCGGGTTGTTGACGTCAAGCTCCAT GCAGAGGAAGCCAATGATGAGGTCTATACACAGGTTTCGCTGGTTCCTGAGAGTGAG CAAATTGCGCAGAAGTTGAAGGAAGGGAAAATTGGTGGGGATGGTGAAGAGGAGGATATGGAAGCAGCTGTGAAGTCAACAACACCCCACATGTTCTGCAAAACCCTTACCGCATCTGATACTAGCACCCATGGAGGCTTTTCTGTCCCTCGTCGAGCTGCTGAAGACTGCTTCCCTCCCTTG GATTATACTCAACAAAGGCCTTCACAAGAGCTAGTAGCAAAGGATCTCCATGGCTTTGAGTGGAGGTTTCGCCATATCTACCGTG GGCAACCACGGAGGCATTTGCTCACTACTGGATGGAGTGCATTTGTAAATAAGAAGAAACTTGTCTCTGGAGATGCTGTGCTCTTTCTCAG GGGTGAGGATGGAGAATTGAGACTGGGAATTCGAAGAGCTGCGCAAGTTAAATGTGGTGCTACTTTACCGGCTCTTTGTACTCAGCAGTTGAATCACAGCACTCTCACAGATGTAGTTAATGCTATGACTATGCGAAGTGTTTTCAACATTTACTATAATCCAAG GGCCAGCTCGTCAGAGTTCATAGTACCTTCCCGTAAATTCTTGAAGAGCCTTGATCATTCTTTTTCTATTGGAATGAGGTTCAAAATGCGTTTTGAAACAGAGGATGCAGCAGAAAGAAG ATGTATGGGAATAATAACTGGAATTAGTGACCTAGATCCTGCTAGATGGCCTGGTTCAAAATGGAGATGCCTTGTG GTAAGGTGGGATGATATGGAGACTAGCAGGCACAGCAGGGTTTCTCCTTGGGAAATTGAGCCATCTGGTCCTGTTTCCAGTTCCAGTAACTTTATGGCACCTGGTTTGAAGAGGAGCAGGTCTGGATTGCCTTCATCAAAACCAGAATTTCCAGTTCCTG ATGGGATTGGTGTATCAGACTTTGGGGAATCTTCAAGGTTCCAGAAGGTCTTGCAAGGTCAAGAAATTTCTAGTTTTAACCCTCTTTATGATGGTGGTGATCAGAATCGGCATCCATCTGAGACAAGGAGGTGTTTTCCTAGCACTATTGGTTCTGGGATTGCTACAACAAGAAATGGTGCCAGAGACCCAATTGTGAATTCTGATATTTCCCGTAAAGGCATAGGCTTTAGTGAATCTTTTAGATTCCACAAGGTCTTGCAAGGTCAAGAAATAATTCCAAGTTCAACATTTGGAAGATACCCAACAGCTACCAATGAG GGTTATAATACTCGTATGTGCCTTCCCAAACAG GAGGAGCAAGGAGTTAGCATTCGAAGTTGGTTTCACAATCCTGAAACATATGGCGAAAAGCACACATCTTCCTTGCATATTCTCAGAAGGGATGATCAGTGGGGCATGGGTTCTTTTAGCAAGTCTTGTGGGCCCATTCAACATGGTATTTCACCTCTTGTAGCTCAATCAACATTTAGGCGTGGTCAAGATATAGTGTCTTCATGTAAAAGCAGCTGCAGACTATTCGGTTTCCAGTTGACTGAGGATAGGCACGTTGCTAATAAGGATGATAATAGCTCCATTCCTGTGACATCTCTGAATCTTGGATCTCCCTTTCTGCCTCACGGTGGAGATCAGTTCCATCTGAAGCCTCCAGCAATAACCAATGCAGTGGGGAGCAACTGTACCAAA GGAATTCTGCAAAAGAATCCTGAAAACTATGATATATACTAA
- the LOC110650964 gene encoding auxin response factor 3 isoform X2, which yields MLGIIDLNTTEEDQTTPSSGSLSSPSSSSASALSASNLSPSGSGSASSSVCLELWHACAGPLISLPKRGSVVVYFPQGHLEQLPDLPLAAYDLPSHIFCRVVDVKLHAEEANDEVYTQVSLVPESEQIAQKLKEGKIGGDGEEEDMEAAVKSTTPHMFCKTLTASDTSTHGGFSVPRRAAEDCFPPLDYTQQRPSQELVAKDLHGFEWRFRHIYRGQPRRHLLTTGWSAFVNKKKLVSGDAVLFLRGEDGELRLGIRRAAQVKCGATLPALCTQQLNHSTLTDVVNAMTMRSVFNIYYNPRASSSEFIVPSRKFLKSLDHSFSIGMRFKMRFETEDAAERRCMGIITGISDLDPARWPGSKWRCLVVRWDDMETSRHSRVSPWEIEPSGPVSSSSNFMAPGLKRSRSGLPSSKPEFPVPDGIGVSDFGESSRFQKVLQGQEISSFNPLYDGGDQNRHPSETRRCFPSTIGSGIATTRNGARDPIVNSDISRKGIGFSESFRFHKVLQGQEIIPSSTFGRYPTATNEVCKNGSFGISDGDQMTSSGNGWSAVMQGYNTRMCLPKQVSSPPSVLMFQKASNPISNPSSVNNFNDQEEQGVSIRSWFHNPETYGEKHTSSLHILRRDDQWGMGSFSKSCGPIQHGISPLVAQSTFRRGQDIVSSCKSSCRLFGFQLTEDRHVANKDDNSSIPVTSLNLGSPFLPHGGDQFHLKPPAITNAVGSNCTK from the exons ATGTTGGGTATCATAGATCTTAATACCACGGAGGAGGATCAAACGACACCGTCTTCTGGGTCTTTGTCTTCTCCATCCTCGTCTTCTGCTTCTGCTTTAAGTGCTTCTAATTTAAGCCCCTCTGGGTCTGGTTCTGCTTCTTCTTCGGTGTGTTTGGAGCTCTGGCATGCTTGTGCGGGCCCGCTCATATCCTTGCCTAAGAGAGGGAGTGTGGTCGTGTACTTTCCTCAGGGCCACTTGGAGCAACTCCCTGATTTACCGCTTGCTGCCTATGATCTCCCTTCCCATATCTTCTGTCGGGTTGTTGACGTCAAGCTCCAT GCAGAGGAAGCCAATGATGAGGTCTATACACAGGTTTCGCTGGTTCCTGAGAGTGAG CAAATTGCGCAGAAGTTGAAGGAAGGGAAAATTGGTGGGGATGGTGAAGAGGAGGATATGGAAGCAGCTGTGAAGTCAACAACACCCCACATGTTCTGCAAAACCCTTACCGCATCTGATACTAGCACCCATGGAGGCTTTTCTGTCCCTCGTCGAGCTGCTGAAGACTGCTTCCCTCCCTTG GATTATACTCAACAAAGGCCTTCACAAGAGCTAGTAGCAAAGGATCTCCATGGCTTTGAGTGGAGGTTTCGCCATATCTACCGTG GGCAACCACGGAGGCATTTGCTCACTACTGGATGGAGTGCATTTGTAAATAAGAAGAAACTTGTCTCTGGAGATGCTGTGCTCTTTCTCAG GGGTGAGGATGGAGAATTGAGACTGGGAATTCGAAGAGCTGCGCAAGTTAAATGTGGTGCTACTTTACCGGCTCTTTGTACTCAGCAGTTGAATCACAGCACTCTCACAGATGTAGTTAATGCTATGACTATGCGAAGTGTTTTCAACATTTACTATAATCCAAG GGCCAGCTCGTCAGAGTTCATAGTACCTTCCCGTAAATTCTTGAAGAGCCTTGATCATTCTTTTTCTATTGGAATGAGGTTCAAAATGCGTTTTGAAACAGAGGATGCAGCAGAAAGAAG ATGTATGGGAATAATAACTGGAATTAGTGACCTAGATCCTGCTAGATGGCCTGGTTCAAAATGGAGATGCCTTGTG GTAAGGTGGGATGATATGGAGACTAGCAGGCACAGCAGGGTTTCTCCTTGGGAAATTGAGCCATCTGGTCCTGTTTCCAGTTCCAGTAACTTTATGGCACCTGGTTTGAAGAGGAGCAGGTCTGGATTGCCTTCATCAAAACCAGAATTTCCAGTTCCTG ATGGGATTGGTGTATCAGACTTTGGGGAATCTTCAAGGTTCCAGAAGGTCTTGCAAGGTCAAGAAATTTCTAGTTTTAACCCTCTTTATGATGGTGGTGATCAGAATCGGCATCCATCTGAGACAAGGAGGTGTTTTCCTAGCACTATTGGTTCTGGGATTGCTACAACAAGAAATGGTGCCAGAGACCCAATTGTGAATTCTGATATTTCCCGTAAAGGCATAGGCTTTAGTGAATCTTTTAGATTCCACAAGGTCTTGCAAGGTCAAGAAATAATTCCAAGTTCAACATTTGGAAGATACCCAACAGCTACCAATGAGGTTTGTAAAAATGGCAGCTTTGGAATATCTGATGGCGATCAAATGACAAGCTCAGGAAATGGATGGTCTGCTGTGATGCAGGGTTATAATACTCGTATGTGCCTTCCCAAACAGGTGTCTTCCCCACCATCAGTGTTAATGTTCCAGAAAGCAAGCAATCCAATTTCAAACCCAAGTTCTGTTAACAATTTTAATGATCAGGAGGAGCAAGGAGTTAGCATTCGAAGTTGGTTTCACAATCCTGAAACATATGGCGAAAAGCACACATCTTCCTTGCATATTCTCAGAAGGGATGATCAGTGGGGCATGGGTTCTTTTAGCAAGTCTTGTGGGCCCATTCAACATGGTATTTCACCTCTTGTAGCTCAATCAACATTTAGGCGTGGTCAAGATATAGTGTCTTCATGTAAAAGCAGCTGCAGACTATTCGGTTTCCAGTTGACTGAGGATAGGCACGTTGCTAATAAGGATGATAATAGCTCCATTCCTGTGACATCTCTGAATCTTGGATCTCCCTTTCTGCCTCACGGTGGAGATCAGTTCCATCTGAAGCCTCCAGCAATAACCAATGCAGTGGGGAGCAACTGTACCAAA tga
- the LOC110650964 gene encoding auxin response factor 3 isoform X3 produces MLGIIDLNTTEEDQTTPSSGSLSSPSSSSASALSASNLSPSGSGSASSSVCLELWHACAGPLISLPKRGSVVVYFPQGHLEQLPDLPLAAYDLPSHIFCRVVDVKLHAEEANDEVYTQVSLVPESEQIAQKLKEGKIGGDGEEEDMEAAVKSTTPHMFCKTLTASDTSTHGGFSVPRRAAEDCFPPLDYTQQRPSQELVAKDLHGFEWRFRHIYRGQPRRHLLTTGWSAFVNKKKLVSGDAVLFLRGEDGELRLGIRRAAQVKCGATLPALCTQQLNHSTLTDVVNAMTMRSVFNIYYNPRASSSEFIVPSRKFLKSLDHSFSIGMRFKMRFETEDAAERRCMGIITGISDLDPARWPGSKWRCLVVRWDDMETSRHSRVSPWEIEPSGPVSSSSNFMAPGLKRSRSGLPSSKPEFPVPDGIGVSDFGESSRFQKVLQGQEISSFNPLYDGGDQNRHPSETRRCFPSTIGSGIATTRNGARDPIVNSDISRKGIGFSESFRFHKVLQGQEIIPSSTFGRYPTATNEGYNTRMCLPKQVSSPPSVLMFQKASNPISNPSSVNNFNDQEEQGVSIRSWFHNPETYGEKHTSSLHILRRDDQWGMGSFSKSCGPIQHGISPLVAQSTFRRGQDIVSSCKSSCRLFGFQLTEDRHVANKDDNSSIPVTSLNLGSPFLPHGGDQFHLKPPAITNAVGSNCTKGILQKNPENYDIY; encoded by the exons ATGTTGGGTATCATAGATCTTAATACCACGGAGGAGGATCAAACGACACCGTCTTCTGGGTCTTTGTCTTCTCCATCCTCGTCTTCTGCTTCTGCTTTAAGTGCTTCTAATTTAAGCCCCTCTGGGTCTGGTTCTGCTTCTTCTTCGGTGTGTTTGGAGCTCTGGCATGCTTGTGCGGGCCCGCTCATATCCTTGCCTAAGAGAGGGAGTGTGGTCGTGTACTTTCCTCAGGGCCACTTGGAGCAACTCCCTGATTTACCGCTTGCTGCCTATGATCTCCCTTCCCATATCTTCTGTCGGGTTGTTGACGTCAAGCTCCAT GCAGAGGAAGCCAATGATGAGGTCTATACACAGGTTTCGCTGGTTCCTGAGAGTGAG CAAATTGCGCAGAAGTTGAAGGAAGGGAAAATTGGTGGGGATGGTGAAGAGGAGGATATGGAAGCAGCTGTGAAGTCAACAACACCCCACATGTTCTGCAAAACCCTTACCGCATCTGATACTAGCACCCATGGAGGCTTTTCTGTCCCTCGTCGAGCTGCTGAAGACTGCTTCCCTCCCTTG GATTATACTCAACAAAGGCCTTCACAAGAGCTAGTAGCAAAGGATCTCCATGGCTTTGAGTGGAGGTTTCGCCATATCTACCGTG GGCAACCACGGAGGCATTTGCTCACTACTGGATGGAGTGCATTTGTAAATAAGAAGAAACTTGTCTCTGGAGATGCTGTGCTCTTTCTCAG GGGTGAGGATGGAGAATTGAGACTGGGAATTCGAAGAGCTGCGCAAGTTAAATGTGGTGCTACTTTACCGGCTCTTTGTACTCAGCAGTTGAATCACAGCACTCTCACAGATGTAGTTAATGCTATGACTATGCGAAGTGTTTTCAACATTTACTATAATCCAAG GGCCAGCTCGTCAGAGTTCATAGTACCTTCCCGTAAATTCTTGAAGAGCCTTGATCATTCTTTTTCTATTGGAATGAGGTTCAAAATGCGTTTTGAAACAGAGGATGCAGCAGAAAGAAG ATGTATGGGAATAATAACTGGAATTAGTGACCTAGATCCTGCTAGATGGCCTGGTTCAAAATGGAGATGCCTTGTG GTAAGGTGGGATGATATGGAGACTAGCAGGCACAGCAGGGTTTCTCCTTGGGAAATTGAGCCATCTGGTCCTGTTTCCAGTTCCAGTAACTTTATGGCACCTGGTTTGAAGAGGAGCAGGTCTGGATTGCCTTCATCAAAACCAGAATTTCCAGTTCCTG ATGGGATTGGTGTATCAGACTTTGGGGAATCTTCAAGGTTCCAGAAGGTCTTGCAAGGTCAAGAAATTTCTAGTTTTAACCCTCTTTATGATGGTGGTGATCAGAATCGGCATCCATCTGAGACAAGGAGGTGTTTTCCTAGCACTATTGGTTCTGGGATTGCTACAACAAGAAATGGTGCCAGAGACCCAATTGTGAATTCTGATATTTCCCGTAAAGGCATAGGCTTTAGTGAATCTTTTAGATTCCACAAGGTCTTGCAAGGTCAAGAAATAATTCCAAGTTCAACATTTGGAAGATACCCAACAGCTACCAATGAG GGTTATAATACTCGTATGTGCCTTCCCAAACAGGTGTCTTCCCCACCATCAGTGTTAATGTTCCAGAAAGCAAGCAATCCAATTTCAAACCCAAGTTCTGTTAACAATTTTAATGATCAGGAGGAGCAAGGAGTTAGCATTCGAAGTTGGTTTCACAATCCTGAAACATATGGCGAAAAGCACACATCTTCCTTGCATATTCTCAGAAGGGATGATCAGTGGGGCATGGGTTCTTTTAGCAAGTCTTGTGGGCCCATTCAACATGGTATTTCACCTCTTGTAGCTCAATCAACATTTAGGCGTGGTCAAGATATAGTGTCTTCATGTAAAAGCAGCTGCAGACTATTCGGTTTCCAGTTGACTGAGGATAGGCACGTTGCTAATAAGGATGATAATAGCTCCATTCCTGTGACATCTCTGAATCTTGGATCTCCCTTTCTGCCTCACGGTGGAGATCAGTTCCATCTGAAGCCTCCAGCAATAACCAATGCAGTGGGGAGCAACTGTACCAAA GGAATTCTGCAAAAGAATCCTGAAAACTATGATATATACTAA
- the LOC110650964 gene encoding auxin response factor 3 isoform X1: protein MLGIIDLNTTEEDQTTPSSGSLSSPSSSSASALSASNLSPSGSGSASSSVCLELWHACAGPLISLPKRGSVVVYFPQGHLEQLPDLPLAAYDLPSHIFCRVVDVKLHAEEANDEVYTQVSLVPESEQIAQKLKEGKIGGDGEEEDMEAAVKSTTPHMFCKTLTASDTSTHGGFSVPRRAAEDCFPPLDYTQQRPSQELVAKDLHGFEWRFRHIYRGQPRRHLLTTGWSAFVNKKKLVSGDAVLFLRGEDGELRLGIRRAAQVKCGATLPALCTQQLNHSTLTDVVNAMTMRSVFNIYYNPRASSSEFIVPSRKFLKSLDHSFSIGMRFKMRFETEDAAERRCMGIITGISDLDPARWPGSKWRCLVVRWDDMETSRHSRVSPWEIEPSGPVSSSSNFMAPGLKRSRSGLPSSKPEFPVPDGIGVSDFGESSRFQKVLQGQEISSFNPLYDGGDQNRHPSETRRCFPSTIGSGIATTRNGARDPIVNSDISRKGIGFSESFRFHKVLQGQEIIPSSTFGRYPTATNEVCKNGSFGISDGDQMTSSGNGWSAVMQGYNTRMCLPKQVSSPPSVLMFQKASNPISNPSSVNNFNDQEEQGVSIRSWFHNPETYGEKHTSSLHILRRDDQWGMGSFSKSCGPIQHGISPLVAQSTFRRGQDIVSSCKSSCRLFGFQLTEDRHVANKDDNSSIPVTSLNLGSPFLPHGGDQFHLKPPAITNAVGSNCTKGILQKNPENYDIY from the exons ATGTTGGGTATCATAGATCTTAATACCACGGAGGAGGATCAAACGACACCGTCTTCTGGGTCTTTGTCTTCTCCATCCTCGTCTTCTGCTTCTGCTTTAAGTGCTTCTAATTTAAGCCCCTCTGGGTCTGGTTCTGCTTCTTCTTCGGTGTGTTTGGAGCTCTGGCATGCTTGTGCGGGCCCGCTCATATCCTTGCCTAAGAGAGGGAGTGTGGTCGTGTACTTTCCTCAGGGCCACTTGGAGCAACTCCCTGATTTACCGCTTGCTGCCTATGATCTCCCTTCCCATATCTTCTGTCGGGTTGTTGACGTCAAGCTCCAT GCAGAGGAAGCCAATGATGAGGTCTATACACAGGTTTCGCTGGTTCCTGAGAGTGAG CAAATTGCGCAGAAGTTGAAGGAAGGGAAAATTGGTGGGGATGGTGAAGAGGAGGATATGGAAGCAGCTGTGAAGTCAACAACACCCCACATGTTCTGCAAAACCCTTACCGCATCTGATACTAGCACCCATGGAGGCTTTTCTGTCCCTCGTCGAGCTGCTGAAGACTGCTTCCCTCCCTTG GATTATACTCAACAAAGGCCTTCACAAGAGCTAGTAGCAAAGGATCTCCATGGCTTTGAGTGGAGGTTTCGCCATATCTACCGTG GGCAACCACGGAGGCATTTGCTCACTACTGGATGGAGTGCATTTGTAAATAAGAAGAAACTTGTCTCTGGAGATGCTGTGCTCTTTCTCAG GGGTGAGGATGGAGAATTGAGACTGGGAATTCGAAGAGCTGCGCAAGTTAAATGTGGTGCTACTTTACCGGCTCTTTGTACTCAGCAGTTGAATCACAGCACTCTCACAGATGTAGTTAATGCTATGACTATGCGAAGTGTTTTCAACATTTACTATAATCCAAG GGCCAGCTCGTCAGAGTTCATAGTACCTTCCCGTAAATTCTTGAAGAGCCTTGATCATTCTTTTTCTATTGGAATGAGGTTCAAAATGCGTTTTGAAACAGAGGATGCAGCAGAAAGAAG ATGTATGGGAATAATAACTGGAATTAGTGACCTAGATCCTGCTAGATGGCCTGGTTCAAAATGGAGATGCCTTGTG GTAAGGTGGGATGATATGGAGACTAGCAGGCACAGCAGGGTTTCTCCTTGGGAAATTGAGCCATCTGGTCCTGTTTCCAGTTCCAGTAACTTTATGGCACCTGGTTTGAAGAGGAGCAGGTCTGGATTGCCTTCATCAAAACCAGAATTTCCAGTTCCTG ATGGGATTGGTGTATCAGACTTTGGGGAATCTTCAAGGTTCCAGAAGGTCTTGCAAGGTCAAGAAATTTCTAGTTTTAACCCTCTTTATGATGGTGGTGATCAGAATCGGCATCCATCTGAGACAAGGAGGTGTTTTCCTAGCACTATTGGTTCTGGGATTGCTACAACAAGAAATGGTGCCAGAGACCCAATTGTGAATTCTGATATTTCCCGTAAAGGCATAGGCTTTAGTGAATCTTTTAGATTCCACAAGGTCTTGCAAGGTCAAGAAATAATTCCAAGTTCAACATTTGGAAGATACCCAACAGCTACCAATGAGGTTTGTAAAAATGGCAGCTTTGGAATATCTGATGGCGATCAAATGACAAGCTCAGGAAATGGATGGTCTGCTGTGATGCAGGGTTATAATACTCGTATGTGCCTTCCCAAACAGGTGTCTTCCCCACCATCAGTGTTAATGTTCCAGAAAGCAAGCAATCCAATTTCAAACCCAAGTTCTGTTAACAATTTTAATGATCAGGAGGAGCAAGGAGTTAGCATTCGAAGTTGGTTTCACAATCCTGAAACATATGGCGAAAAGCACACATCTTCCTTGCATATTCTCAGAAGGGATGATCAGTGGGGCATGGGTTCTTTTAGCAAGTCTTGTGGGCCCATTCAACATGGTATTTCACCTCTTGTAGCTCAATCAACATTTAGGCGTGGTCAAGATATAGTGTCTTCATGTAAAAGCAGCTGCAGACTATTCGGTTTCCAGTTGACTGAGGATAGGCACGTTGCTAATAAGGATGATAATAGCTCCATTCCTGTGACATCTCTGAATCTTGGATCTCCCTTTCTGCCTCACGGTGGAGATCAGTTCCATCTGAAGCCTCCAGCAATAACCAATGCAGTGGGGAGCAACTGTACCAAA GGAATTCTGCAAAAGAATCCTGAAAACTATGATATATACTAA